The DNA sequence CTTAGAAGTGGTATTTCGTCAATTAGTCTTGGTCTAATGGATGCATAAGATTGAAATGGAATTATACCTTCAAAGTGCAAATCAGGAGAATGTATCTTATTATCCAGAAAGAAGTCACAATTCTCTGTACTGGTATCAGATTTAGATGCCATGTATTAGTTGTACAAAGAATATAGAATAACTTTCAGACATGAAGCATGTCTACAACAGTAATCAATGACTGATATAAGTtaacaaggattttttttttttcctgagcaatgtgagaaattaaaatttttataacTCCAAATTAGCCATCCTAGACAAAGAATCAAGCACCTCAGATATCTCTATTGCTTGTGGATGAGAAAGATCACCTGCAAGGAATTCATAAACCACACCATCCACTTCTACTAAACTACAACCAGGCTTCTTATTCAAACCCTCCACCATGATTGACCTTCTGACTCTCTTTGCCTCTGTTTCCCAACCGGCCTCTCTGAAGATATTATATAAGAGGACATATGATCCACAATCAGCTCTCAAATTAGCCAGCTTTTTCCAAACTCTGTTCCCAACCTCAACATTTCCATAAATCTTACAAGCACCCAGCAGAGCTCCCCACACATTAGCATCCCCACCCTCCAATCCTCCAATCTTCTCCTCTATAAACATCTCGGCTTCTTCTAACCTTCCTGCTCGACCCAGTAGATCTACGACACATGCATAATGCTCAAGCTGAGGTTCAACTCCATAGACAGCACTCATTTGTTCAAACAATATAAGGCCCTTGTCAACCAATCCTGCATGTGTGCTTGCCGTGAGGATGGCAACGAATGTGACTTCAGTAGGTTGTGTTCCGTACGCATTCATCCTTTCAAATAGCTCAAAAGATTTCTTTGCATCCCCATTCATTGCAACCCCTGAAATAATTGCATTCCATGCTTTGGCATCCTTGTTCAGAATCCCCTCAAAAACTGACAATGCTGGTTCGATGCATCCACATTTTGAGTACATGTCAACCAATGCAGTAGCCAAGATCGGATTCGAATCAAGATGGTATCGCTTCACATAAGAGTGGACCCATAGTCCTTGCGCAAGTGCTCCTATGTGTGCACAAGCAGTGAGGACACTCACAAGGACCGATTCATTCGGCTTTGTGTTGGCTTCTTGCATCTGTCTAAATAGATGCAATACCTCCTTGAAGTCACTGACCCGAGAGTACGCAGCCATCATTGCACTCCATGAGATTGCATTCCTCTCAGGCATTTCCTCAAACAATGCCCTTGCACTCTTAAAGTCGCCACGCTTTCCATACCCATCAATCATCGCCGTCCACAAGACCACATCCCTTCTAGGAATCCCATCAAACAATCTTCGTGCAGTTTCCATATCAGGAACTGATGAGTAGAATTCAATAAGAGCACTAAGGATGAAAGGGTCGTCAGACAATCCAAATTTAACAACATGAGCATGGATGAAGCAACCAGTTATTAGCTTCTTAGAAGCGCAGGGGAAGATGGTGCAAGCTTTGATTAATGGCGGAAAAGTGTAGTTATTGGCAGTAAGACCATTGCTTAACATTTCAAGATAACTGAAAATGGCGGTAATAGGTGAATGTGTTTCAGTGTAGCCTCTAATCATGGTGTTGTACATGAAGGTGTTGCGATAGACGAAGTGACTGAAGATGGAGTGAGCGTGAGAGAATACAGAGACATCACCAGAGACGGCAGCAGCAGAGAGGAGGGGACAGACAGAAAGTGGGTCTTCAAGGAAACGAGATTTGAGCAGGTACCCATGGATTTCCTTGAATTGATTCAAATTTTGGCATTTCTCCAAGAGGAGAAGGATGCTGTTGTGGTGAGGATTCTTCTGCAACCACGTT is a window from the Macadamia integrifolia cultivar HAES 741 chromosome 5, SCU_Mint_v3, whole genome shotgun sequence genome containing:
- the LOC122078660 gene encoding pentatricopeptide repeat-containing protein At5g48910-like, with product MFRKFVKTWLQKNPHHNSILLLLEKCQNLNQFKEIHGYLLKSRFLEDPLSVCPLLSAAAVSGDVSVFSHAHSIFSHFVYRNTFMYNTMIRGYTETHSPITAIFSYLEMLSNGLTANNYTFPPLIKACTIFPCASKKLITGCFIHAHVVKFGLSDDPFILSALIEFYSSVPDMETARRLFDGIPRRDVVLWTAMIDGYGKRGDFKSARALFEEMPERNAISWSAMMAAYSRVSDFKEVLHLFRQMQEANTKPNESVLVSVLTACAHIGALAQGLWVHSYVKRYHLDSNPILATALVDMYSKCGCIEPALSVFEGILNKDAKAWNAIISGVAMNGDAKKSFELFERMNAYGTQPTEVTFVAILTASTHAGLVDKGLILFEQMSAVYGVEPQLEHYACVVDLLGRAGRLEEAEMFIEEKIGGLEGGDANVWGALLGACKIYGNVEVGNRVWKKLANLRADCGSYVLLYNIFREAGWETEAKRVRRSIMVEGLNKKPGCSLVEVDGVVYEFLAGDLSHPQAIEISEVLDSLSRMANLEL